A window from Flavobacterium sp. 83 encodes these proteins:
- a CDS encoding MGMT family protein → MSNENFFERVYIIARQIPYGKVTSYGAIAKALGTARSARMVGWAMNASHNMEDVPAHRVVNRKGLLTGKLHFDGTNLMQQLLESEGIEVVDNQILDFEKHFWQPEVREE, encoded by the coding sequence ATGTCAAACGAGAATTTTTTCGAACGAGTATACATCATAGCCAGACAAATTCCTTATGGGAAAGTCACTTCTTATGGTGCTATTGCAAAAGCTTTAGGAACAGCACGCTCTGCCCGAATGGTAGGCTGGGCGATGAATGCTTCACACAATATGGAAGATGTTCCGGCACATCGTGTGGTCAATAGAAAAGGGTTGCTTACCGGAAAACTTCATTTTGACGGAACAAATCTCATGCAGCAATTACTGGAAAGCGAAGGAATAGAAGTAGTGGATAACCAAATTTTGGATTTCGAAAAACATTTTTGGCAGCCAGAGGTTAGGGAGGAATAG
- a CDS encoding LysE family transporter, producing the protein MNLIVSLFLGFVTAFIGITPPGLLNMTAAKVNLKEGKRSALWFISGAVIIIFFQAYLAILFARYINEHSDVLILLREAGFGVFTALTIYFLWIAKKPKKKKGKIKKYSSTKRFFLGMLLSALNFFPIPYYVFVSITLSSYNLFFYDMVYILVFVTGVVIGSFLVFYFYITFFQKIQNKTDYIMRNMNTIIGTITGLIAAVTLFNIIRYYLR; encoded by the coding sequence ATGAATTTAATTGTATCTTTATTTTTGGGATTTGTAACTGCTTTTATTGGGATTACTCCGCCAGGGTTACTTAATATGACAGCTGCAAAGGTAAATTTAAAAGAAGGTAAAAGAAGTGCATTATGGTTCATTTCAGGTGCGGTTATTATTATATTTTTTCAAGCTTATCTAGCAATATTATTCGCCCGTTATATTAATGAACACTCTGATGTTTTAATTTTATTGCGTGAAGCGGGATTTGGAGTTTTTACTGCTTTGACAATCTATTTTCTTTGGATTGCCAAAAAGCCAAAGAAAAAAAAAGGTAAGATAAAAAAGTACAGCAGTACAAAACGATTTTTTCTTGGGATGTTGCTTTCGGCACTTAATTTTTTTCCTATTCCATATTATGTTTTTGTAAGCATTACTTTGTCGTCTTACAATTTGTTTTTTTATGATATGGTCTATATTCTTGTTTTTGTGACTGGTGTGGTGATTGGTTCTTTTTTGGTTTTTTACTTCTATATCACATTTTTTCAAAAAATACAAAACAAGACGGATTATATCATGAGGAATATGAATACGATTATTGGTACGATAACCGGATTAATAGCGGCAGTAACGTTATTCAATATTATTCGATATTATTTGAGATAG
- the trmB gene encoding tRNA (guanosine(46)-N7)-methyltransferase TrmB, whose product MGSKNKLKRFKENETFNNVFQPTREEVVGDLFPLKGKWNSEFFKNENPLVLELGCGKGEYSVGLAERYPNKNFVGIDIKGARFWRGAKTAVETGLYNVAFIRTQIELINHIFAENEVDEIWITFPDPQIKYKRTKHRMTNSEFLQLYKKILKKDGVVNLKTDSEFMHGYTLGLLHGEGHEVLYANHNVYVNEGSPEEVTAFQTFYEKQYLEINKAITYIRFKIKE is encoded by the coding sequence GTGGGAAGCAAAAATAAATTAAAAAGGTTCAAAGAAAACGAAACATTCAACAATGTTTTTCAACCAACAAGAGAAGAAGTAGTAGGCGATTTATTTCCGCTTAAAGGCAAATGGAACTCAGAGTTCTTTAAAAATGAAAATCCATTAGTGCTGGAATTAGGCTGCGGGAAAGGGGAATACTCAGTAGGTCTTGCTGAAAGATATCCTAATAAAAACTTTGTTGGGATTGATATTAAAGGAGCACGTTTTTGGCGTGGTGCCAAAACAGCTGTTGAGACCGGCTTGTATAACGTGGCTTTTATCAGAACCCAAATCGAATTAATCAATCATATTTTTGCTGAAAACGAAGTTGACGAAATTTGGATTACATTTCCAGATCCGCAAATAAAATACAAACGCACAAAACACAGAATGACCAATTCCGAGTTTTTGCAATTGTATAAAAAAATCCTCAAAAAAGACGGTGTCGTAAACTTAAAAACTGATAGTGAATTCATGCACGGATATACGCTGGGATTGCTGCATGGCGAAGGTCATGAAGTTTTGTATGCAAATCATAATGTGTATGTAAATGAAGGAAGTCCGGAAGAAGTGACTGCTTTTCAAACCTTTTACGAAAAACAATATTTGGAAATTAATAAAGCAATTACGTACATTAGATTCAAAATTAAAGAATAG
- a CDS encoding murein L,D-transpeptidase codes for MRNSVISFVIIFFSISLANANLINNKKGSTKLTATPSSYRESTEENSTILINSTIISEFFKKYPDLKNYKSEVTALYKKRNYKSIWYDHKGVIAFADLLYSKANQLKEDGIKSNLAYKDKIDGIFNKQNTPDLSPTDTELLLSSLYIFYAKKVYQGIDTTKIRAIGWFLVQKNLPYENLLDSLLIDPQLLNKNEKQLFGQYYKLRTALKKYRQIEKNGDWNSITAEILTKEYQPGDSSKTIAQIRHRLAVTGDLKQDSKSNLYDKTLMSGVLNYKKRNSMKADYAITSMLIQRMNTPIEKYIKAIIVNMERCRWIAPEMTKADEYIFINIPSFKLIYKRNGKKELESEVFVGETMNETAIISSHVTQIVFSPYWNVPSSIIETELIPAISREKNYLEDHNMEWNNGKIRQKPGEKNALGLVKFIFPNDSGIYLHDTPSKSLFESEYRAYSHGCINMNKAKELALLLLKDDPDWPIERINNAMNGEKETVCTLKKKIPIHIGYFTTWVNDSGEISFYNDVYERDNRLAELLFLNESK; via the coding sequence ATGAGAAACTCCGTTATATCGTTTGTAATTATCTTTTTTAGCATTTCACTTGCCAACGCTAACCTTATCAATAATAAAAAAGGCAGTACAAAACTAACTGCTACTCCCTCATCCTATAGAGAATCGACAGAAGAAAATTCGACAATCCTGATTAACAGCACAATTATTTCAGAATTTTTCAAGAAATACCCTGATTTAAAAAACTACAAATCAGAGGTAACTGCTTTGTATAAAAAAAGGAATTACAAATCCATTTGGTATGATCACAAAGGTGTTATTGCGTTTGCTGATTTGTTATATTCTAAAGCAAATCAACTTAAAGAGGACGGAATAAAATCCAATTTAGCCTACAAAGATAAAATTGACGGAATTTTCAACAAACAAAACACTCCTGACTTATCTCCTACCGATACCGAATTACTTTTGTCCTCGCTTTATATTTTCTATGCCAAAAAAGTATATCAAGGAATTGACACTACAAAAATAAGGGCAATTGGCTGGTTTTTAGTCCAAAAAAATCTTCCCTATGAAAATCTATTAGACTCTTTATTAATTGATCCACAATTGCTGAATAAAAACGAAAAACAACTTTTTGGGCAATATTACAAATTGCGTACTGCTTTAAAAAAATACCGACAAATAGAAAAAAACGGCGATTGGAATTCCATAACAGCTGAAATTTTGACAAAAGAATACCAACCCGGAGACAGCTCAAAAACCATAGCCCAAATCAGACATCGACTGGCAGTTACGGGTGACCTGAAGCAGGACTCCAAAAGTAATTTATACGACAAAACATTAATGAGCGGCGTATTGAACTACAAAAAAAGAAACAGCATGAAAGCTGATTATGCGATAACCTCCATGCTAATTCAGCGGATGAATACCCCTATAGAAAAGTACATCAAAGCCATCATCGTCAACATGGAACGCTGTCGATGGATTGCTCCAGAAATGACTAAAGCAGATGAATATATTTTTATAAATATCCCATCCTTCAAGCTCATTTATAAAAGAAATGGCAAAAAAGAATTAGAGTCGGAGGTGTTTGTAGGTGAAACCATGAATGAAACAGCTATTATCAGCAGTCATGTTACTCAAATTGTATTCAGTCCCTACTGGAATGTCCCCAGCAGCATTATAGAAACCGAGCTCATTCCTGCAATATCACGCGAAAAAAATTACCTTGAAGACCATAATATGGAATGGAATAACGGTAAAATCAGGCAGAAACCAGGAGAAAAAAACGCCTTGGGACTTGTGAAGTTTATTTTTCCGAATGACAGTGGCATCTATTTACACGATACGCCATCAAAAAGCTTATTTGAATCAGAATACAGAGCCTACAGTCATGGCTGTATCAATATGAACAAGGCCAAAGAACTGGCTTTATTACTTTTAAAAGATGATCCTGACTGGCCTATTGAACGCATTAACAATGCTATGAACGGAGAAAAGGAAACGGTTTGTACCCTAAAAAAGAAAATCCCTATCCACATAGGCTATTTCACAACTTGGGTAAACGATTCCGGTGAAATTAGTTTTTACAATGATGTCTACGAAAGAGACAATCGACTGGCTGAACTATTATTTTTGAATGAATCCAAATAA
- a CDS encoding ammonium transporter, with protein MKIEKRWIISFVIISLVCITGVLWPAVSGTSPVLLQFATTDHIVPADVAWMLTSCCLVLIMTPGLSFFYGGMVGKKNVISTMLQSFICLGVVTLLWVVVGFSLAFGEPMGIHIGSGFYSFVGNPGTFAFMDYVGMLPHKSIASTVPFMLYALFQMKFAVIAPAIITGSFAERVRFISYLLFICLFTLFIYAPLCHAVWYPTGILGSYFGVKDFAGGTVVHMSAGFAALAGVIVLGKRKNSRHVPTNIPFVLLGTGMLWFGWIGFNAGSSLEANGVAAMAFATTTTASAAAMLTWIFFDRINGRKVSALGACIGAVVGLVSITPAAGYVSVPESMFFGFIAALVSNTVVNAKFLKGIDDTLDVFACHGVGGIMGMVLTAVFAHGEDASLLHGGWNVFAHHMMALVLVSIYTFFGAYILFKITNRIIPMRVTEESEIMGLDLSQHDETLFPIECSDVIVEAE; from the coding sequence ATGAAAATAGAGAAACGCTGGATCATATCCTTTGTCATAATAAGTTTAGTTTGTATCACTGGTGTATTGTGGCCAGCAGTGTCAGGAACTAGTCCTGTTCTTTTGCAATTTGCTACTACAGATCATATCGTCCCTGCCGATGTTGCGTGGATGTTAACTTCTTGTTGCCTGGTGTTAATAATGACGCCGGGATTGTCGTTCTTTTATGGAGGAATGGTAGGGAAGAAAAATGTTATATCTACCATGTTGCAAAGTTTTATTTGTTTGGGTGTAGTTACTTTATTATGGGTAGTTGTAGGCTTTAGTTTGGCTTTTGGCGAGCCTATGGGAATTCATATTGGGTCTGGTTTTTATAGTTTTGTAGGTAATCCCGGGACTTTTGCATTTATGGATTATGTAGGGATGTTGCCGCATAAAAGCATAGCCAGTACTGTTCCGTTTATGTTGTATGCTTTGTTCCAAATGAAATTTGCCGTGATTGCGCCCGCTATTATCACAGGGTCATTTGCGGAACGTGTTCGATTTATTTCCTATTTGCTTTTTATTTGCTTGTTTACGTTATTTATTTATGCGCCTTTGTGCCATGCCGTTTGGTATCCTACTGGAATTTTAGGTTCGTATTTCGGGGTTAAAGATTTTGCAGGAGGAACTGTGGTACACATGAGCGCTGGTTTTGCAGCTTTGGCAGGAGTCATTGTTTTAGGAAAACGAAAAAATAGCCGTCATGTACCTACTAATATTCCTTTTGTTTTATTGGGAACCGGAATGCTTTGGTTTGGTTGGATTGGTTTTAATGCCGGCTCTTCTTTGGAGGCTAATGGTGTTGCAGCAATGGCTTTTGCTACAACAACAACTGCATCGGCAGCAGCCATGTTAACTTGGATTTTCTTTGACAGAATAAACGGCCGTAAAGTTTCGGCATTAGGAGCTTGTATAGGTGCTGTAGTGGGACTTGTTTCAATCACTCCGGCTGCAGGATACGTGTCCGTTCCTGAAAGTATGTTTTTTGGTTTTATAGCTGCTCTTGTTTCAAATACAGTAGTAAATGCTAAATTTTTAAAAGGCATTGACGATACATTAGATGTTTTTGCATGTCACGGTGTGGGTGGAATCATGGGAATGGTTTTAACAGCTGTTTTTGCACATGGCGAGGATGCTAGTTTGCTTCATGGTGGTTGGAATGTTTTTGCACACCACATGATGGCATTGGTTTTGGTTTCTATTTATACTTTTTTTGGAGCTTATATTTTATTCAAAATAACGAATAGAATTATTCCAATGCGCGTTACTGAAGAATCCGAAATTATGGGATTAGATTTGTCACAACATGATGAAACGCTGTTTCCTATAGAATGTTCGGATGTGATTGTTGAAGCAGAATAA
- a CDS encoding nuclear transport factor 2 family protein, with the protein MKKIMLFCGTILLFSAFNTRNQGAEKEKEKINMLMDSWHKAAAEANYNAYFNLMTKDAVFIGTDATENWNKAAFQVWAKPFFDKGKAWSFTALERHIYFDKTEKMAWFDELLNTQMKICRGSGVLVKIGNNWKIQHYVLSMTVPNDNVDAVIKIKEPIEEGLIKELQKK; encoded by the coding sequence ATGAAAAAAATAATGCTATTCTGTGGGACTATTTTGCTGTTTTCTGCTTTCAACACAAGGAATCAAGGCGCTGAAAAAGAGAAAGAAAAAATCAATATGCTGATGGATAGTTGGCACAAAGCTGCCGCTGAAGCAAATTATAATGCCTATTTCAATTTAATGACCAAGGATGCTGTTTTTATAGGAACTGATGCCACCGAAAATTGGAATAAAGCAGCTTTTCAAGTTTGGGCAAAACCTTTTTTTGATAAAGGAAAAGCGTGGAGTTTTACGGCATTGGAACGTCATATTTACTTTGATAAAACAGAAAAAATGGCTTGGTTTGATGAATTGTTGAATACCCAGATGAAAATTTGCAGAGGTTCAGGCGTTTTGGTGAAAATAGGAAACAATTGGAAAATTCAACATTATGTTTTGTCAATGACTGTTCCTAATGACAATGTGGATGCTGTTATCAAAATAAAAGAGCCCATTGAAGAAGGCTTGATAAAGGAACTGCAGAAAAAGTAG
- a CDS encoding murein L,D-transpeptidase — protein MRKLLIPIIITVFTLTLTITSCKKKSENNAAANQENENTPENTVFDSTQIGTFFEKYSKLEKYKPEVESLYRKHQFHYVWFDKNGINEFGNLFYNKINNLPQEGVQTIIPYKEKLDKIYDDADNNQKPNIDVELLNSALYFFYANKVFHGLDAQKTKEIGWYLPRKKQSYVSYLDSLLIDPSLINKNEKGVLRQYYLLKDVLQKYRQIEKKGGWKPITIDSETKSLKPGDSAAAIAQIRQRLFITGDITSDSKSAVYDAALATGILEYKKRNGNTLNKTILPEHIKSMNVTVAERIKTIMVNMERCRWISNDITKSKELIVINIPAYELTFLRDGKAVLKSKVVVGKAMNKTVVFSAPMKYIVFRPYWNVPASILKKEILPAIEKNPNYLAEHYMEWKDDYVRQKPGPENSLGLVKFLFPNSNAIYLHDTPAKSLFSEEDRAFSHGCIRVAKPKELAAMIMKDDKNWNPAKIETAMNSGEEYWYTLKNKIPVYIGYFTAWVDTDGVLHFYDDVYDRDETLARLLFDK, from the coding sequence ATGAGAAAGTTACTAATTCCAATTATAATTACTGTTTTCACATTAACGTTGACCATAACTTCCTGCAAAAAGAAAAGCGAAAACAATGCTGCAGCCAATCAGGAAAATGAAAACACGCCAGAAAACACTGTTTTTGACAGCACTCAAATCGGGACTTTTTTTGAAAAATATTCAAAACTAGAAAAATACAAACCCGAAGTGGAATCCTTATATCGCAAACACCAATTTCATTATGTATGGTTTGATAAAAACGGAATCAATGAATTTGGAAATTTATTTTACAACAAGATTAATAATTTGCCGCAGGAAGGTGTTCAAACTATTATTCCGTACAAAGAAAAATTAGACAAAATTTACGATGACGCTGACAACAATCAGAAACCAAATATTGACGTTGAACTACTCAACTCAGCGCTCTATTTTTTTTATGCTAACAAAGTATTTCATGGTTTAGATGCCCAAAAAACAAAAGAAATTGGATGGTATCTTCCTCGAAAAAAGCAGTCTTATGTCAGCTATTTAGATTCATTACTCATCGACCCTTCCTTAATCAATAAAAATGAAAAAGGCGTATTGCGTCAGTATTACTTATTGAAGGACGTCCTGCAAAAATACCGCCAAATAGAAAAAAAGGGCGGCTGGAAACCCATAACTATTGATTCGGAAACTAAGTCCCTCAAGCCCGGAGACAGTGCAGCAGCAATTGCTCAAATAAGACAACGCCTATTCATTACCGGCGACATCACTTCTGATTCAAAAAGCGCTGTATATGACGCCGCATTAGCTACAGGAATTTTGGAATACAAAAAAAGAAACGGTAATACCCTCAATAAAACCATTCTGCCCGAGCACATCAAAAGTATGAATGTGACCGTAGCCGAGCGCATCAAGACCATCATGGTGAATATGGAACGTTGCCGATGGATTTCAAATGACATTACCAAATCCAAAGAACTAATCGTCATCAATATTCCTGCTTACGAATTAACGTTTCTTAGAGACGGGAAAGCGGTCTTAAAATCGAAAGTTGTAGTAGGAAAAGCCATGAATAAAACCGTTGTTTTTAGCGCTCCAATGAAATACATAGTATTCAGACCTTACTGGAATGTCCCAGCAAGCATTTTAAAGAAAGAAATTCTACCGGCAATTGAGAAGAATCCAAATTACCTTGCCGAACACTACATGGAATGGAAAGACGATTATGTAAGACAAAAACCGGGACCTGAAAACTCATTAGGTTTAGTAAAATTTTTATTCCCTAATTCGAATGCGATTTATTTGCACGATACGCCCGCAAAAAGCTTATTCAGTGAAGAAGACCGCGCTTTTAGTCACGGATGCATTCGTGTAGCCAAGCCAAAAGAACTAGCCGCAATGATTATGAAAGACGATAAAAATTGGAATCCTGCAAAAATTGAAACTGCCATGAATAGCGGTGAGGAATACTGGTACACGCTCAAAAATAAAATTCCGGTTTATATTGGTTATTTTACTGCTTGGGTAGATACTGATGGAGTGCTTCATTTCTATGATGATGTTTATGACAGAGATGAAACATTAGCAAGATTGCTGTTTGACAAATAA
- a CDS encoding HPF/RaiA family ribosome-associated protein, producing MTVQINTDNNVEGHARLKAYIAEELGNALARFEEKVTRLEVHLGDENSDKGGINDKRCLIEARPINMQPVAVTNHADTTEKAFHGALDKIKKVLETTFEKKKTY from the coding sequence ATGACAGTACAAATCAATACAGACAATAATGTAGAAGGACATGCACGTTTGAAAGCGTATATTGCAGAGGAATTAGGAAATGCGTTGGCGCGTTTTGAAGAAAAAGTAACCCGTTTAGAAGTGCATCTTGGTGATGAAAACAGCGATAAAGGTGGTATCAACGACAAACGATGCCTTATTGAAGCACGACCAATAAACATGCAGCCTGTAGCAGTTACCAATCATGCTGATACTACAGAGAAAGCATTTCACGGCGCCTTGGACAAAATCAAAAAAGTGTTGGAAACAACTTTCGAAAAAAAGAAAACGTATTAA
- a CDS encoding DUF559 domain-containing protein: MDSEFFHSKDWKNQKNRVKTNTELWQKKIERNIQRDIEVNNYLESQNWKVLRFWSSVIEKNLEDCVVKIQSEIILRQNIKM, from the coding sequence GTGGACAGCGAATTCTTTCACAGTAAAGATTGGAAAAACCAAAAAAACCGCGTCAAAACCAATACGGAGTTATGGCAAAAGAAAATAGAACGCAACATCCAAAGAGACATTGAAGTCAATAATTATCTGGAATCACAAAACTGGAAAGTGCTTCGTTTCTGGAGTTCGGTGATAGAAAAAAATCTCGAGGATTGCGTGGTCAAAATTCAATCTGAGATTATTTTGAGACAAAATATAAAAATGTAA
- a CDS encoding TonB-dependent receptor: MRKFIIALFLGFSAMLQAQNTLSGIVTGKNNQPIKGVSVYASELHKGTATDENGKYVFTNLPNGNLKLTFTFVGYGTQNKTINSLQKENTLHVILEETIFQMDEVIVSTAFNKIQSQNVMKVEHESIKQMQRKGTATLIEGLATIPGVSQVSTGTSIGKPVIRGLSGNRVLVYSQGVRMENQQFGDEHGLGLNDSGIESVEVIKGPASLLYGSDALGGVLYFNPEKFADANTFKANFSQKLFSNTLGSNSSLGLKTSTDNWKFLARGSYNTHSDYKIPNGDRVTNTRYNETDFKTGIGYSNAKFSSVLRYNYNKLDLGIPEEGIADQTTSKETGFPRQGVFNHLLSLNNVFFFEKSKLDVDLGYIANDRSEFVDSNVAGLHMKLKTFNYDAKYHLPKIGNVESIFGIQGMHQTNTNSGEEYLIPDASTNDFGVFGTANYEWKKNVFQAGLRFDNRKITSIEHGIAGQEGYFKAIDKSFDSFNASLGYKTNLAEDLTLRLNLASGFRAPNLAELTSNGVHEGTNRYEVGNSDLKTEQNVQTDLNLEYKTDHFEFFANGFYNHINNYIYTSPTGAVMNNNDVFEYIQNNAKLYGGEIGLHFHPHPLDWLHYETSFETVTGKKQNGDFLPLIPANNWNNTIRAEYNIKNWLEDGFATLNLSTTFNQNNVSGFETKSNGYSLVNLGFGGKIKLGKTAFDINLNANNLLDKRYIAHLSRLKTDGIPNIGRNIVFGVNFIL, translated from the coding sequence ATGAGAAAATTTATTATAGCCCTGTTCTTAGGGTTTTCGGCGATGCTTCAAGCGCAAAACACACTTTCTGGAATAGTAACAGGTAAAAATAATCAACCCATAAAAGGGGTTTCAGTTTACGCATCAGAATTGCACAAAGGAACCGCAACTGATGAAAACGGAAAATACGTATTTACTAATCTGCCTAATGGAAACTTAAAATTGACTTTTACATTTGTTGGATATGGAACACAGAATAAAACCATAAACAGTTTGCAAAAGGAAAATACACTTCACGTAATCCTTGAAGAAACGATATTCCAGATGGATGAAGTAATTGTTTCCACCGCTTTCAATAAAATACAATCGCAAAATGTGATGAAGGTGGAGCACGAAAGTATCAAACAGATGCAACGAAAAGGAACGGCCACTTTAATTGAAGGATTGGCAACGATACCCGGGGTTTCTCAGGTGTCTACTGGAACTTCCATTGGGAAACCGGTGATTCGTGGACTAAGTGGGAATCGGGTTTTGGTATATTCCCAAGGTGTTCGTATGGAAAATCAGCAGTTTGGTGACGAACACGGTTTGGGATTAAACGACTCGGGAATAGAAAGTGTTGAGGTTATCAAAGGACCGGCTTCGTTATTATACGGGTCAGATGCTTTAGGCGGTGTACTGTATTTTAACCCCGAAAAATTTGCCGATGCCAATACCTTCAAAGCTAATTTCAGCCAGAAATTATTTTCGAATACTTTAGGTAGCAATTCGTCTTTGGGGTTGAAAACATCCACTGATAATTGGAAATTTCTCGCTCGCGGAAGTTATAATACCCATTCTGATTATAAAATTCCAAATGGTGACCGAGTAACAAATACCCGTTACAATGAAACCGATTTCAAAACAGGAATTGGTTACAGCAATGCCAAGTTTTCCAGTGTGTTGCGTTACAATTACAACAAGCTGGATTTAGGAATCCCGGAAGAAGGCATTGCAGACCAAACGACCAGTAAAGAAACAGGATTTCCAAGGCAAGGCGTTTTCAATCATTTGTTGAGTTTAAATAATGTTTTCTTTTTCGAAAAATCAAAACTGGATGTTGATTTGGGTTATATCGCCAATGACCGAAGCGAGTTTGTAGACAGCAATGTCGCTGGCTTACACATGAAACTCAAAACATTCAATTATGATGCGAAATACCATTTACCAAAAATAGGTAATGTAGAATCTATTTTTGGAATTCAGGGCATGCACCAAACCAATACCAATTCCGGGGAAGAATATCTGATTCCTGATGCGTCTACCAATGATTTTGGTGTCTTTGGAACGGCTAATTATGAGTGGAAAAAGAATGTTTTTCAAGCTGGATTGCGTTTCGATAATAGAAAAATTACCTCAATAGAACATGGAATTGCAGGTCAGGAAGGCTATTTTAAAGCCATCGATAAATCATTCGACAGTTTCAATGCTTCCTTAGGTTACAAAACCAATCTGGCCGAGGATTTAACCTTGCGCCTGAATCTGGCTTCCGGATTTAGAGCACCAAACCTTGCCGAATTAACTTCTAATGGTGTGCATGAAGGAACGAACCGCTATGAAGTAGGAAACAGTGATTTGAAAACAGAGCAAAACGTACAGACCGATTTGAATTTAGAATACAAAACAGATCATTTTGAGTTTTTTGCCAATGGTTTTTACAACCACATCAACAATTATATCTACACTTCGCCAACAGGAGCAGTTATGAATAATAATGATGTTTTTGAATACATTCAGAACAATGCCAAGTTGTACGGAGGCGAAATAGGACTGCATTTTCACCCGCATCCATTGGATTGGTTGCATTATGAAACCAGTTTTGAAACCGTAACCGGAAAGAAACAAAATGGTGATTTCCTACCGTTGATTCCTGCAAATAATTGGAATAACACCATTAGAGCCGAATACAATATCAAAAACTGGCTCGAAGATGGTTTCGCCACTTTGAATTTGTCCACGACTTTCAATCAAAATAACGTGAGTGGTTTTGAAACCAAATCCAATGGGTATTCCTTGGTAAATCTGGGTTTTGGAGGCAAAATAAAATTGGGAAAAACGGCTTTTGATATCAACCTGAACGCAAATAATTTGTTGGACAAAAGATACATCGCGCACCTTTCGCGCTTGAAAACGGATGGCATTCCTAACATAGGAAGAAACATTGTTTTTGGGGTGAATTTTATTTTGTAG
- a CDS encoding aspartate-semialdehyde dehydrogenase, whose translation MRIAVVGATGMVGEIMLEVLAERNFPVTELIPVASEKSIGKEIEFNGKKYKVVGMQTAVDMKADIALFSAGGDTSLEWAPKFAAAGTTVIDNSSAWRMDPTKKLIVPEINASELTAADKIIANPNCSTIQMVLALAPLHKKYNVKRVIVSTYQSITGTGVKAVQQFENECAGIEGDMVYKYKINRNCIPQCDSFEDNGYTKEEMKLVKETKKILSDDSIKVTATAVRVPVVGGHSEAVNVEFSNDFDVADVRTILSQTDGITVQDNLETFTYPMPRYAQGKDDVFVGRIRRDESQENTLNMWIVADNLRKGAATNTIQIAEYLIAAKLV comes from the coding sequence ATGAGAATAGCAGTTGTAGGTGCCACTGGAATGGTTGGCGAAATCATGTTGGAAGTATTGGCAGAAAGAAATTTTCCTGTAACAGAATTAATCCCTGTTGCTTCAGAGAAATCAATTGGAAAAGAAATTGAATTCAACGGAAAGAAATATAAAGTAGTTGGTATGCAAACTGCTGTAGACATGAAAGCGGATATTGCTTTGTTCTCTGCAGGTGGTGATACATCATTAGAATGGGCTCCAAAATTTGCGGCAGCGGGTACAACTGTTATCGATAATTCATCAGCTTGGAGAATGGATCCAACTAAAAAATTAATCGTTCCTGAAATCAATGCATCTGAATTGACTGCAGCAGATAAGATTATTGCAAATCCAAACTGTTCTACCATTCAAATGGTATTGGCATTAGCACCTTTGCATAAAAAATACAACGTTAAACGTGTGATCGTTTCTACTTATCAATCCATTACAGGGACTGGTGTAAAAGCGGTGCAACAGTTTGAAAATGAATGTGCCGGTATCGAAGGAGATATGGTTTATAAATATAAAATAAACCGTAACTGTATTCCGCAATGTGATAGTTTTGAGGATAACGGGTATACCAAAGAAGAAATGAAATTAGTTAAAGAAACTAAAAAAATATTAAGTGACGATAGTATTAAGGTGACGGCTACTGCTGTTCGTGTTCCTGTTGTAGGTGGTCATAGTGAAGCGGTTAATGTAGAATTCTCAAATGATTTTGATGTTGCGGATGTAAGAACTATTTTGAGCCAAACGGATGGAATTACAGTGCAAGATAATCTAGAGACCTTTACTTATCCAATGCCTAGATATGCACAAGGTAAAGATGATGTTTTTGTAGGTAGAATTCGTCGTGACGAAAGCCAGGAAAATACCTTGAATATGTGGATTGTTGCGGATAACCTTAGAAAAGGAGCTGCTACAAACACCATACAAATTGCAGAATATTTGATTGCTGCTAAATTGGTGTAA